From a single Flavobacteriales bacterium genomic region:
- a CDS encoding universal stress protein yields the protein MATILLPTDFSDAALNAAKFALDLFGTEGNKFILVHTYLMPSYDNVLLPSIGDIPEREAINRTRRVERILRKFAKNVKLGRKVSRVSLVRLLNELDESKGVDMVVMGTQGEGNYGMVGKNARSVVSDCTAPVITVPAQWKAEPVERIMLAYDGKELDRFTLNPLLELVDRRNAEIAITHVRYTVPGLELLPDRKKLEDVFTGVKHSFLTVQGNDVIKTIDELATQGRIQMVAVVHRQMGFWKRLFHGSTAKRMTLHTSLPMLVLPERPR from the coding sequence ATGGCAACGATCCTTCTTCCTACTGACTTCAGCGATGCGGCTTTGAACGCAGCAAAATTTGCTCTTGACCTCTTCGGAACCGAGGGCAATAAATTCATATTGGTGCATACCTACCTCATGCCTTCTTATGATAATGTGCTGCTACCCAGCATAGGGGATATTCCCGAGCGTGAAGCGATCAATCGAACGCGCAGAGTAGAACGAATACTCCGCAAATTCGCGAAGAATGTGAAATTGGGCCGTAAGGTTTCGAGAGTTTCGTTGGTGAGATTGCTCAATGAACTGGACGAAAGCAAAGGGGTGGATATGGTCGTGATGGGCACGCAAGGAGAAGGTAATTACGGAATGGTGGGTAAGAATGCGCGGTCGGTCGTATCAGATTGCACAGCTCCGGTGATCACCGTGCCGGCACAATGGAAGGCGGAACCTGTTGAACGCATCATGTTGGCCTATGACGGTAAGGAGCTTGATCGCTTTACGCTGAACCCTCTATTGGAACTGGTCGATCGCCGTAACGCAGAAATTGCCATCACCCATGTTCGTTATACCGTGCCAGGTCTGGAATTGCTGCCAGACCGAAAAAAATTGGAAGATGTTTTCACCGGTGTGAAGCATTCGTTTCTCACCGTGCAAGGGAATGATGTGATAAAGACCATAGATGAACTCGCCACGCAAGGTCGTATTCAAATGGTTGCTGTGGTACACCGCCAGATGGGGTTCTGGAAGAGGCTGTTCCAT
- a CDS encoding acetyl-CoA hydrolase/transferase family protein, with product MKRSGVWMSASEAVGLVRSGQRVFIHGSAATPVTLLRALFQRAGELKNVELVSISTLGDIGADVPVVGESFFFNSLFVSDNIRSIVNSAYGDYVPVFLSEIPRLFEQGVLPLDVAILNVSPPDRHGFCSLGVSVDVARSASRNAKMLIAQVNPNMPRTHGEGNIHVDRFAALVEVNDPLPEVDYSGSIGDCEKEIARNCAELIDNGSTLQMGIGAIPDAILNALKGHKDLGVHTEMCSNGIIELVESGVINNRFKKKHPGRVVTSFAIGTRRLYDLLHDNPQFAFLDAQYVNDGKVIRENPKVVAINSAIEMDMTGQVCADSIGTYQYSGVGGQLDFMRGAALSKEGKPIIAMGSVTKKGISKIVPFLKEGAGVVTTRAHMHYVVTEFGVAYLYGKNLRQRAEALIAVAHPDHREALERSVVERFGTRFR from the coding sequence ATGAAGCGAAGTGGTGTTTGGATGTCGGCCAGTGAGGCGGTTGGGTTAGTGCGTTCGGGTCAGCGTGTATTCATTCACGGTAGCGCTGCGACACCGGTTACCCTCCTTAGAGCATTGTTCCAACGCGCAGGTGAATTGAAGAATGTGGAATTGGTGAGTATCAGTACTCTGGGTGATATTGGAGCGGATGTTCCGGTTGTTGGTGAGAGCTTCTTTTTCAATTCGTTATTCGTTTCAGATAATATCCGATCGATCGTGAACAGTGCGTATGGCGATTACGTACCTGTCTTTCTCAGTGAGATCCCGCGCCTTTTTGAACAGGGCGTACTTCCGTTGGATGTTGCCATTCTCAATGTCTCCCCACCGGATCGTCATGGATTTTGTTCGTTGGGCGTATCGGTTGATGTGGCGCGTTCGGCCTCTCGCAATGCAAAAATGTTGATCGCACAGGTGAATCCGAACATGCCCAGGACTCACGGTGAGGGGAACATTCATGTTGATCGTTTTGCAGCCTTGGTCGAAGTGAACGACCCATTGCCGGAAGTGGATTATAGCGGTAGCATTGGCGACTGTGAAAAAGAGATCGCCAGGAATTGCGCGGAATTGATCGATAATGGATCGACCTTGCAAATGGGGATCGGCGCTATTCCTGATGCAATTCTCAACGCTCTGAAAGGGCACAAGGATCTTGGCGTACATACTGAGATGTGCTCCAACGGGATCATCGAACTTGTAGAAAGCGGCGTGATCAACAACCGGTTCAAGAAAAAACATCCCGGTAGGGTGGTCACAAGCTTTGCGATCGGTACAAGACGCTTATACGATCTGCTTCACGATAATCCGCAGTTCGCATTTCTGGATGCACAGTATGTGAATGACGGTAAAGTGATCCGTGAGAACCCCAAAGTGGTTGCGATCAACAGCGCGATCGAAATGGATATGACCGGTCAGGTATGTGCGGATAGCATTGGTACATACCAGTATTCTGGTGTTGGTGGCCAGCTTGATTTCATGCGTGGTGCTGCACTTTCGAAAGAAGGAAAACCCATCATTGCAATGGGATCGGTGACAAAAAAAGGTATTAGCAAGATAGTGCCGTTCTTGAAGGAGGGTGCTGGTGTTGTGACCACGCGTGCCCACATGCATTACGTGGTCACTGAATTCGGCGTGGCTTATCTGTACGGGAAGAATTTGCGCCAGCGTGCGGAAGCGTTGATCGCTGTTGCGCACCCGGACCATCGGGAGGCATTGGAACGGTCTGTCGTGGAGCGGTTCGGGACAAGGTTCCGCTGA
- the recQ gene encoding DNA helicase RecQ: MPNFLSEPATTTLNVGELLERHFGYRSFRPQQKEVIDHVLKGNDAIVLMPTGGGKSICFQLPALAFDGLTVVISPLIALMKDQVQALQGNGIAAAYLNSSLSYNEEQEINRELRSGAMKLLYVSPERLFQQGFLERLEELNVKLFAVDEAHCISTWGHHFRPEYKQLHALKQRFPEVPVIALTATADRTVRGDIGHCLGLKAPKTFVSSFDRPNLSLAVLPGLDRWKAIERIMARHVGHCGIIYCNSRASTEKIAAKLQKIGVKAEFYHAKMDAEDRSRVQDDFIQGKTHVICATIAFGMGIDKSDVRFVIHYNLPGTVEGYYQEIGRAGRDGKPAETILFYSYADVQTQMHFANEIEEQRYKDVVVAKLERMKEFAEAQVCRRTILLSYFSEDSAEACGNCDVCQDPPKYFDGTILAQKALSAVVRSGQKLPMSVLVDVLKGSHSHEVTEKGWDRIKTFGAGSDITAFAWVQFIQQFMHLGLIEVDYRDHHHLIITTPGEAVLKGERPVRLVSPDTVKERQERTKRTRQVVAEPSPASADLLSALKDLRRTLAKAIGKPAYVVFSDASLIDMAEKRPTNLYEFRLVNGVGDHKASQFGEAFLNVVKERVG; the protein is encoded by the coding sequence ATGCCGAACTTTCTATCAGAACCAGCTACTACGACCTTGAACGTTGGTGAACTTCTTGAACGTCACTTCGGATATCGCAGCTTTCGGCCTCAGCAGAAGGAAGTCATCGATCATGTTCTCAAGGGGAACGATGCCATTGTTCTAATGCCGACAGGAGGCGGAAAGAGCATTTGTTTTCAACTTCCAGCTTTGGCGTTCGATGGGCTGACCGTGGTGATATCACCCTTGATCGCATTGATGAAGGATCAGGTACAGGCACTTCAAGGAAATGGAATTGCGGCAGCATATTTGAACAGCTCATTATCATACAATGAGGAGCAGGAAATAAACCGCGAATTGCGCAGCGGGGCAATGAAGTTGCTCTACGTTTCACCAGAACGTCTTTTCCAACAAGGCTTCTTGGAACGGCTGGAAGAATTGAATGTTAAGCTTTTCGCGGTCGATGAGGCCCATTGCATTAGTACATGGGGCCATCATTTTAGACCAGAGTACAAGCAGTTGCATGCACTGAAACAACGGTTCCCTGAAGTTCCTGTGATCGCGCTAACAGCAACTGCAGATAGAACTGTACGTGGTGACATTGGGCATTGCCTCGGCCTTAAAGCTCCGAAGACCTTCGTTAGCAGCTTTGATCGCCCCAACCTTTCACTCGCCGTGTTGCCAGGCCTGGATAGGTGGAAGGCGATAGAGCGGATCATGGCAAGGCATGTCGGGCATTGCGGGATCATCTATTGTAACAGTAGAGCAAGTACTGAAAAGATCGCAGCGAAGTTGCAGAAGATCGGGGTGAAGGCCGAGTTCTATCATGCGAAAATGGATGCAGAAGATCGGAGCCGTGTTCAAGATGATTTCATTCAAGGCAAAACGCATGTGATCTGTGCAACGATCGCTTTCGGTATGGGAATCGACAAGAGTGATGTACGGTTCGTGATCCATTATAACCTACCCGGTACCGTTGAGGGATATTACCAGGAGATCGGGAGAGCCGGGCGTGATGGTAAGCCAGCTGAAACGATCCTGTTCTACAGTTATGCCGATGTGCAGACACAGATGCACTTTGCCAACGAGATCGAGGAACAGCGCTACAAAGATGTCGTAGTTGCTAAACTGGAACGTATGAAGGAGTTCGCCGAGGCCCAAGTATGCCGACGGACGATCCTGCTCAGTTACTTCAGTGAAGACAGCGCAGAGGCTTGTGGAAATTGTGACGTCTGCCAGGATCCACCGAAGTACTTTGATGGGACCATACTAGCGCAGAAGGCGTTGAGTGCGGTGGTGCGCAGTGGACAGAAATTACCGATGTCCGTGTTGGTTGATGTGTTGAAAGGATCCCACAGCCATGAAGTAACCGAGAAAGGATGGGACAGGATCAAAACGTTCGGAGCAGGGAGTGATATAACCGCTTTTGCTTGGGTACAGTTCATTCAGCAATTCATGCACCTAGGTCTTATCGAAGTTGATTATCGTGATCATCATCACTTGATCATTACAACTCCAGGTGAAGCAGTCTTAAAAGGCGAGCGACCAGTGCGTTTGGTGAGTCCGGATACGGTGAAAGAGCGTCAGGAACGCACTAAGCGTACACGGCAAGTGGTTGCAGAACCAAGCCCCGCAAGCGCTGATCTACTAAGCGCATTGAAAGATCTTCGACGTACGCTGGCCAAGGCAATAGGTAAACCTGCTTACGTGGTATTCAGCGATGCTTCATTGATCGATATGGCTGAGAAAAGACCGACCAACCTGTACGAATTCCGATTGGTCAACGGTGTTGGCGATCACAAGGCCAGCCAGTTCGGTGAAGCATTCCTGAATGTGGTGAAAGAGAGGGTGGGGTAA
- a CDS encoding universal stress protein, whose translation MKDILCPTDLSETSLKGIQYADMLAAGLNSSVSLLHVMNKAESQGEARIAAKVKMDDQVSHVKQAPITCHFRDGEFMEEITRESRTGHAMMVCATHGSRGLRQSLFGTDILKLVRRVEVPSLVVQAHSGTPTSLGTIVMPVASHKEIDHLLNAVSMLASAFGSEVHIYQLNRPGEQPSEDLLANKKHMSEYLTKVGIRHMNVEDDETSFSIGFAVQTIAYADRIGAGCIAIMSMASDEYRYIADAEKERMLTNEPGIPVLCAR comes from the coding sequence ATGAAAGACATCCTCTGTCCCACCGATCTATCCGAAACATCGTTGAAAGGAATTCAATATGCGGACATGCTAGCCGCCGGACTCAATTCCTCTGTCTCGCTTTTGCATGTAATGAACAAGGCAGAATCGCAGGGAGAGGCCCGTATCGCGGCAAAAGTCAAAATGGACGATCAGGTCTCACATGTAAAACAAGCACCGATCACATGTCATTTCCGCGACGGTGAATTCATGGAAGAGATAACACGCGAAAGCAGAACAGGACATGCCATGATGGTATGTGCTACACACGGATCCCGAGGACTTCGGCAATCACTGTTCGGAACGGACATACTGAAATTGGTCCGGCGCGTGGAGGTTCCTTCATTGGTGGTGCAGGCGCATAGCGGTACACCTACTTCGCTAGGGACCATAGTAATGCCGGTCGCTAGCCATAAAGAGATCGATCATTTATTGAATGCCGTATCGATGCTCGCTTCAGCCTTTGGCAGTGAGGTGCATATTTACCAATTGAACCGCCCCGGTGAGCAACCGAGTGAGGATCTGCTGGCAAACAAGAAGCATATGAGTGAATACCTGACGAAGGTCGGGATCCGGCATATGAACGTAGAAGATGATGAAACATCGTTCTCGATCGGTTTTGCTGTTCAAACGATCGCTTATGCGGATCGTATCGGGGCAGGTTGCATTGCGATCATGTCGATGGCATCTGATGAATACCGCTACATCGCGGATGCGGAAAAGGAGCGCATGTTGACCAACGAACCTGGAATTCCAGTTTTGTGCGCTAGGTGA
- a CDS encoding transcriptional regulator, protein MELHEAKDRFTQAWGTFATHWGINRSMAQVHALLLISAEPLSTEDVMEQLNISRGNANMNLRALIDWQLVDKVLKSGERREFFQAEKDVWKIATHITRERKKRELEPMVKLLSELKKTEGTTKDAKAFREMTTDLHDLTGTIDAVLEKSTRRDVQWFLKAASTLLR, encoded by the coding sequence ATGGAACTACACGAAGCAAAAGACAGATTCACCCAAGCGTGGGGCACTTTTGCAACGCATTGGGGCATCAATAGGAGCATGGCGCAAGTACATGCATTGTTGTTGATCAGCGCCGAGCCGTTGAGCACCGAGGATGTCATGGAACAGCTCAACATCAGCCGCGGCAACGCCAACATGAACCTACGCGCTTTGATCGACTGGCAATTGGTGGATAAAGTGTTGAAGAGCGGGGAACGCAGGGAATTTTTTCAAGCTGAAAAAGACGTGTGGAAGATTGCTACGCACATTACCCGTGAGCGCAAGAAAAGGGAGTTGGAACCCATGGTAAAACTGCTCAGCGAGCTGAAGAAGACAGAGGGAACTACCAAGGATGCCAAAGCCTTTCGTGAAATGACCACCGACCTACATGACCTAACAGGAACGATTGATGCGGTGTTGGAGAAAAGTAC